In the genome of Mercurialis annua linkage group LG8, ddMerAnnu1.2, whole genome shotgun sequence, the window CCTTACACTGCAGCCGTCACCCATTTCCCTTCCTATTTCAAATCTTTCAATcctcatttctcttttaattcaTAAATGGAAATCGACGATGATATAATCTCTGATTCACCAAGCTATCAACAAATTCTCAATCACCTAATGGAGACCGAAGAAGAGAATGAATTGATTCAACCGGTCAGTTTTTTTCCTTTGTTTAATGGttataaatttgaattaattttggttattaaactaataaagaaaactaacttcatctttaattattttgaacgatttattgatttttgaaaaaaataattttaatatttgataatCATAATACGAAATCGATTACTGACCTTTTTATTCATCCATGTTAGGTTAGTTTCTATagcaaaaaaaattcttatgaTGTTTTATTTATCTAGGTATAAGCATTGTCATTTGATGAGCAATAAAAGTTAACATTATATGAGCAGTAACAGTTAACATTATATGATCAGCAACAATTAACaacttgattttgatttttataagaacttacatttgatatttattctgttttttaatttaatttacagaCATTGAATGAGAAAGAAGCACAACCTCAAGAACAAAAGGTGATCACTAAAAAGAGAGCTACAAGTACGAGGCCAAGATCCATAGTGTGGGATCATTTTGATATCATCTCAGTCGGGGGAGAGAAAAAATCCAAGTGCAAACATTGTGGCAAAGAGTATTTTTGCGATGCAAAGAAAAATGGTACGTCTTCATTACAACACCATATAACTGTTTGTTTGAAACTCCCCGCTAGGTTAGAAGCAAGACAAAAGCTACTGAATTTGCAACCTTTGAAGAATGAAACTGAAAATAATGTAGGATGTCTTACTACTTGGAAATTCGATCAAAAAGCTATAAGAAAAGCCATATCTTATATGATTGTTGTCGATGAACTCCCGTTTAAGTTTGTGGAAAGGGAAGGGTTTAAGCATTTACTTTCAATAGCTTGTCCTAGATTTAAGATGCCATCTAGATTTACTGTTTCTCGTGATTGCTATGATCTTTATTtggatgaaaagaaaaaaatacagaaattGTTGAAAAATGTAGGACAAAAGGTTTGTTTGACTACGGACACGTGGACTTCTATACAAAGAATTAACTATATGTGTATCACTATTCATTTTATTGATAATGAATGGAGtttgcataaaaaaattattaacttttGTCCGGTTTCTAGTCACAAAGGTGCGGATATTGGATTTGAAATAGAAAATTGTTTGAAAGAGTGGGGAATTGAGAATGAGAATGTTTTCACCATTACTATGGATAATGCAAGTTCAAATGATACTGCAATAAAATTCTTGAAAGAACAATTTGCTGATTCAAAAAATTGCATTCTTAAGTGTGAATATCTTCATATGAGATGCATTGCTCATATCATTAATTTAGTTGTTAATGATGGATTGAAAGAAATTGGTGAGTCGGTCAAAAAAATTAGGTTGGCGGTGCGATTCATTAGACAATCTCCGGCTAGGTTGAAAAGATTTAAAGAATGTGTGGCAAGTGAAAAAATTCAAAGTAAGAGTTTGTTATGTCTAGATGTGCCTACAAGGTGGAACTCAACCTACCTTATGTTACATGCGGCTCAAAAGTTTGAAAAAGCTTTCAGTAGGTTCAACACCTTAGACCCGTCTTTTAGTCTTGATCTTGCAAGTGAGGGGGGGCTGCCCTCTAAAGATGATTGGAGAAATGTTAGAAGAATGACAACTTTTCTAGAGCATTTTTATCAACTTACTTTGAGAATTTCGGGGACTTTGTATGTTACCTCCAATTGTTTTTTTCATGAAATTTACATGGTTTATCGTCTTTTAAAAGAGTGGATCAAGAGTGGTGATTTTGAATTGAGCAATATGGCAATACAAATGAAGGTAAAATATGACAAGTATTGGGGGGATCCAATGAAGATGaatcatttaatttatattgCGGTTATTCTTGATCCTCGATATAAGTTAGAGTGGATGCAATCATGGGTAGCTAATATGTATGATAGTGATGTGGGTGTACGGATGGGAAGGAAGTTGCATGATGTTTTACTTTCTTTATATAACGAgtacaaaaaaatcaattccCCTTCTCAATGTGATCAAATGGAGGTGTCCTTAACCAATCAAGTAAGTGAAGTGGATCCTAGTGATACTACTTCAATGGTGAAAGCAATGGTGGAATCGGAATATAAGAAATATAAGAATGAAAAAAAAGGTGGGCATAGTAGAACGGAGTTGGATAGGTATCTTAATGAGGAAACCGAAGACGAGGATCCCAAGTTTGATATATTAAAGTGGTGGAAATTGAACAATCTTAGATTTCCTATTCTCTCTCAAATGGCTCGTGATGTCTTAGCAATTCCGATATCTACTGTTGCTTCGGAATCCGCTTTTAGCACGGGAGGAAGAGTGCTTGATACTTTTAGGAGTTCTTTGACTCCTAAAATTGTCGAATGTCTAATATGTTGTCAAGATTGGCTTCGCAATTGTAAAACAATAGACATTGAAGAAGATTTGCAAGAACTCGAGATTCTTGAAGaaggtatttttattttgttctataaatatttagttttcATTATATTGCctaatttatcataaacttTTAACTAGTTGTTTTTTATAGGATTGGAGAAAATGTCTTTGGAACTAAAACCATGAAGACTTTGAACAAGGTATACACAAGATTTAGCTACTGTTTTTGCATGATTTAGCTGCTGTTTTGCATGGTTTAGCTGCTGTTTTTGCATAATTCTGCTCCTGTTTTGCATAATCATGCTCCtgtttttttttgagaatatcaTGCTCCTGTTTTTTGTAGGCTGCTGCTGCTTTTTTTGTAGGCTGCTGCTGCTTCTTTTGTTGGAAGCTTATGCTGCTATTTTTGGAGGTCCTCGTTACTGCTGCTTTTATTTTGGATTAGTTGAGAATGACATTTTGTTAAGTATTTTGGTTGTTTTGGTTAAGTATTTTGAACATTCTCTTGGATATAATTAGTGATATTAGGCTCGTTTTGAAGGCTGCATTCCAACTATTATTGGTGCTTTTGATGTATTACCATAATTATGAATGATTGTATGGACAATTGGAATTCAAAAATTAGAATGTTAATTTTTCTCTCTGGGTTGTATACTTATATCTtgttactaattttatttttatacattatgtTTTCATTATAATGCTTTATCATGATATATTGTCATTAGCAgttgagtatttttttttaagacatagCTGCTGAATTGTTCAGTTATGTATTTTTTGTATGGAGTAATTGCTATTTATGTAGGCTTTAATTAAAAAAGTCATAAAAGTCCATAAAAAGCCcatttaaccgaaccgaccaaaccgACCAAAAAAATTTCGGTCGGAAATGAAGCGGTTAATGTTGTAtgtttggtcggttcggttataaAATAAACAAGTGTCGGTTTGATCGGTTTGTCAataatcggttcggttttaaccgaaccgaccaaatgCTCACCCCTAGCAGTGATCGTGATTTTTTTCCTGACGGGTTGGTAAAGATGGAGCTTTGTGTATGTCGATCATGGGAGCTTGGTTTGGAGGATGACATTTAATGACAAGGATGCTGCCCGAAGTCAAATTCTAGGTCTTGATGATGTATTAAGTTTTTGTGTCGTAACTTTGTTTAGAAAACTGAGAATATATAAGTTAGTTTTTTTGTAGTAACCTTTTCTCTTTGTTTAAGATGTAAGACTTTTGATCAGTATGTGTTTTAACATCGTAATATACTAATTATTGTATGTTTCTtaacatattatttttaggGTCTTTACTTGATTACATAATACACGATCAAGGTCCTTGGTTgaacaaataaataaagtttaaggTCCACAACTGAACACGGTCCTAAAGTCCAGGGTCCACGTATGATCGTTAAGTTTAGCTtcctaaaaaccaaaccaaccaaCACGTACAAACACAAATAATAAACGGGAATATCATAAGCAAACAAACAATAACGACCAATTCACAATAATAAACGGGAATATCATAAGCAAACAAACAATACTTCTCCAACATTTAATCAACCAgtgcaaaaatataaattctcagtattaatactaattgcaaaataaatattaacctaaaagGTTACAACTGTTGAAGCATAACTTTGCACAAACAAGGTAACTCAAGTGTGTCAATCTTCAGTCTGAACCACCAGACTGCTGCTTCTCCAGGGGTTCATCAACAACTTCAGGTTCATCAACAACTTCACTTTGCAGCACCTCCACTGGTTCACCAGGACTTTCAATCTGCAGCACCTCCACTGGTTCACCGGGACCTTCAATCTGCAGCACCTGCACTGGTTCAGCCTCAGCAACAGCCTGCAGCTCCAATGCATCATCCCCATCTTCAAGTTCTTTCAACTCAAATAATGTTTGTCCAAATACAGGCCTTAGGTTGCACACGTCATCACAGCTTAACTTCCTAACATACACATCAACACTACCATCTTGTGCCCCAGCCAGTGCCATGTCCATGACATGGTCATCGTTTTCCATAGGAATTAATTCTTCAGTATACATGCCAGCCCGCCTCCAATAATACATTAGCAATCCCTGAACCTTCAATTCAAGTAACCACTTATCTAGACTATTTAATCCTATATCCTCAATATGAAATTTTCTGACAGCCACATCCTcattaaaataaccaaaccattcaaaGTCTCCATTGTAGTTAAGAATAATTTCAAAGACCTCAAAAAAACGTTCTTCACTAGTAGCTGCGCAAaccaacaaatttaaaaacaaacaaacaattttCAATTACTGAACAAGTAAAACCCAAACTGAAACAACATCAAATGACAAACTAGAAACAAAATACCCGCAAAAAACAACATCCCATAAAAAATCAaccccaaaattcaaaataataaaaaaaaataacagagACCAGAAAAATCATACCTTTTCGTTTCTTcccttctctttcttcttttcccaATTTCGTCGTTTTTTTGGATCCCATTTTCTGAAAATTAACAGAGACAGAcaagacaaaaatttaaaaacacttCGGTAAATGAAAGACAATGTTGAACAATGGAGGAAGAGTGGGGAAGAATGCGAGAAAAATGAGAAAGATTGAGAGAAAAATGGGAAAGGAACTAACCCTAGGTCAGTGTCAGCGAAGAAACGAAAAAGCGGCAGTGAGGGGGAAGAAGACGAAGCGTGgcgaaaatatttgaaacgaaAATAGTGAAACGGAAGTGAGGGGAGCGAGTGGGGAAAAGGAAAagtaggagagagaaaaaaataaattaccgcggttacttttcagttttttttttttttttttttaataaaaagtcaaCTGACGCATTCTTACACAAGCAGCAGGTGTCTGACATGCATGCAGGGGGGACAGGCGCCGCCATTTGGTGTCCGGACGAGAAATTGGATGCCACGTCGACAGAAAACGAAAAAATCGGCGATATTTGGtcttagggggttttgtgagcgccgcctcaaagttcagggAGTTTACTGCCCGTTTTTTTACTTcggggggtttagcgcccgcacccccaaagttgaggtgccatgggtgattattagccgtaCAACGGAGAACAACAATCAATCAAATCAATCCGGACCATTACGGTACAACGGAGAACAACAATCAATCAAATCAATCCGGACCAATACGGTACAACGGAGAAGAAACTCAAAATGAAATCATGAATCAGGTTCGCTGCGATACAATGGAAAAGAAACTAATAACGCGGCGGCAACTCCGGCGGCAATGCCTGATCCCGGGCTCGGacccgctctgataccatatcagAAAACAAACTGGAAACTGAAATTATATTGAATGAGTTTTCAATTACAAAAAACTAACTATTAAACTAAGAACAAAGCTCTATTTATAGAGATTAATCAATAACTGCTTTCGTAACAACTTTAACAATTTGTTGCTGAAGTTTGCTGAGATG includes:
- the LOC126659489 gene encoding uncharacterized protein LOC126659489 codes for the protein MGSKKTTKLGKEEREGKKRKATSEERFFEVFEIILNYNGDFEWFGYFNEDVAVRKFHIEDIGLNSLDKWLLELKVQGLLMYYWRRAGMYTEELIPMENDDHVMDMALAGAQDGSVDVYVRKLSCDDVCNLRPVFGQTLFELKELEDGDDALELQAVAEAEPVQVLQIEGPGEPVEVLQIESPGEPVEVLQSEVVDEPEVVDEPLEKQQSGGSD